In the Sandaracinus amylolyticus genome, TCGCGACCAGCGGCGCGAGCAGACCGATCACCGCGAGCAGCATGACGCCCGCGTACTTCACGCTCGTGATCAGCGCCTGCTGCAGCGCGGACGCGCGCACGCCGAGCACGTTCGCGCCCGCGCACCCGGCGATGACGGCCATCGCGACCACCGCGTCGCGCGTGCGGTCCTGCTCCCAGCCCGCGAGCGCCGCGATCGACTCCGCCGCGAGCAGCGCGAAGCTGCCGACCGCGCTCGGCAGGAGCAGCGTCATCTTCGACCAGCCGTAGAGGAACGCGAGGCGTGGGCCCCACGCCCGGCGCAGGTACTCGTAGATGCCGCCGGTGCGCGGCATCGACGCGGAGAGCTCGGCGAAGCAGAGCGCGCCCGCCAGCGCGACCGCCGCGCCGAGCACCCACACCAGCAGCGCGGCCTCGATCGAGCCGGCCTGACGCACGACCTCGGCGGGCTTCTTGAAGATGCCGGTGCCGATCGTCGCGTTGACGACGATCGCGGCCGCCGCGAGCGTGCCGATCTCGCGGCGCAGGGAGGACTCACCAGCCATCGCGAGCGCAGCCTATCGCGACGGAGCGTGCGGCGCCGTGATCACGATCGAGTAGGATGCGCGCCCATGAGCGGACGCGGTGTGCTCTTCGCGGTCGACGACGACACCCTCGCGCGCCTGGGCGACGCGAGCAGCGATGCCGAGGTGCGCGCGATCGTGAGCGAGCTCGAGGAGCGCTGGGATCCAGCGACGACCTGCGAGCTCGACAAGGCGTGGGACGCCATCCATCGCGCGCTCACCGACGGTCGTCTCTCGTTCGGCAACGGCACGCCGCCGCTCTCGTGGGCGGTCCTCGGAGGGCGGCGGTTGCACGACGGCGACGAGCTCATCGTGACGGTGAAGGCGCCCGATCAGGTGCAGCGCATCGCGCGCGCGCTGGCGGGCTGGGATCGCGCGAAGCTGCGCGCGGCGTACTACCGGATCCCGAAGCAGGACTACGGCGATCTCGACGAAGAGGATCTCGAGTACGTGTGGGCGTACTTCACGAAGATGCTCGAGCTCTGGAAGGACGCCGCGCGCGAGGAGCGCGGCGTCGTGTTCAGCGTGGAGCCGTGACGACGCGCGGCAGCGCGATCTCGACGCTGGTCCCCACGCCCTCCTCGCTCTCGATGCGCGCTCGACCGCCGTGGGCCTGCGCGACCCGCGCGACGTAGGCGAGGCCGAGCCCCGAGCCCGTCGCCTTCGTCGTGTAGAAGTCGTCGAACGCGCGCTCGCGCGTGCGCGCGTCCATGCCCGGCCCGTCGTCCTCCACGCGCAGCACGATCTCGCGCTCGGAGCCCTCGACGACGATCGTGACGCGGCCGCTCCCGCGGTCCGCGGAGACCACCGCCTCGCGCGCGTTGCGCACCAGGTTCTCGAGCGCCGCGCGCAGCAGATCCTGATCGGCCTGCACCGTGCCGATCTCGCCGCGGCCGAGCTCTCCCCGCGCGTCGCAGAGCACGTCGACGCCCTCGCCGCGCGCCGCGGCGCGCTGTGCGGTCGCGACCTCCTGCGCGAGCCGTCCGAGGTCCACCGGCGCGAGCACCGCCTCGACGCGACCGAGCCGCTGGTACTCGTCCACGACGCGCCCGAGGCGCTCCGCCTGCTCGAGGATCAGCGAGACGAACGCGTCCTGCTCGTCGATCGAGCGACCCTGCCGGCGCTCCTCGGTGAGGAACTGCGCGGCGCCCTTGATCGCGGCGAGCGGGTTCTTGAGGTCGTGCGCCATCTGCGC is a window encoding:
- a CDS encoding YfbM family protein — encoded protein: MSGRGVLFAVDDDTLARLGDASSDAEVRAIVSELEERWDPATTCELDKAWDAIHRALTDGRLSFGNGTPPLSWAVLGGRRLHDGDELIVTVKAPDQVQRIARALAGWDRAKLRAAYYRIPKQDYGDLDEEDLEYVWAYFTKMLELWKDAAREERGVVFSVEP